In Rhodococcus rhodochrous, a single genomic region encodes these proteins:
- a CDS encoding ABC transporter substrate-binding protein, whose product MPVPSSRPARFAAALLTAALLVAGCSSADTSDDSSTDTASDSAADFPRTVEHFRGSTTIESEPTRIVALDTSYSDAVLLLEAPLVGYVDYRTDEFPDYLGDSRQYATDAVSVGRTADVSLEQVAALEPDLILSAEVRDGENYEELSAIAPTVFSQSTGPTWKDNIRLVAQAIGKEDLAEQKISEYEERAAAIGADINAKAGNPTISVVRFAGEPTARLYRTTSFSGIVLEDAGLARPASQGPDPSDPSSIMNAISPELITEAEADVIFVTTYDLGDGKAQAAAEPFVTNPLWENLQGRKVEVDDSVWMMPVSIQGAHRILDDLADTFGVDRHTTG is encoded by the coding sequence GTGCCTGTTCCCTCCTCCCGCCCCGCCCGGTTCGCGGCAGCACTGCTGACCGCCGCACTCCTCGTCGCCGGCTGCAGTTCGGCCGACACCTCCGACGACTCGTCCACCGACACCGCGTCCGACTCGGCCGCCGACTTCCCCCGGACCGTCGAACACTTCCGCGGTTCCACCACGATCGAAAGCGAGCCGACCCGCATCGTCGCGCTCGACACGAGCTACTCCGACGCCGTCCTCCTCCTCGAAGCGCCTCTCGTCGGCTACGTCGACTACCGCACCGACGAGTTCCCCGACTATCTCGGCGACTCGCGGCAGTACGCGACCGACGCCGTGTCCGTCGGCAGAACCGCGGACGTGAGCCTCGAACAGGTGGCCGCGCTCGAACCCGACCTCATCCTCTCGGCGGAGGTGCGCGACGGGGAGAACTACGAGGAACTGTCCGCCATCGCCCCGACCGTCTTCTCCCAGTCGACCGGACCGACGTGGAAGGACAACATCCGTCTCGTCGCGCAGGCCATCGGCAAGGAGGACCTCGCCGAGCAGAAGATCTCCGAGTACGAGGAACGCGCCGCGGCAATCGGCGCGGACATCAACGCGAAGGCGGGCAACCCCACGATCTCGGTCGTCCGCTTCGCCGGTGAGCCGACGGCGCGGCTGTACCGCACCACCTCGTTCAGCGGCATCGTGCTCGAGGACGCCGGTCTCGCCCGCCCCGCGAGCCAGGGCCCCGATCCGTCGGATCCGTCGAGCATCATGAACGCCATCAGCCCCGAACTGATCACCGAGGCCGAGGCGGACGTCATCTTCGTCACCACCTACGACCTCGGCGACGGCAAGGCACAGGCGGCGGCCGAACCCTTCGTCACCAATCCGCTGTGGGAGAACCTGCAGGGACGGAAGGTCGAGGTCGACGACAGCGTGTGGATGATGCCGGTGAGTATCCAGGGTGCGCACCGCATCCTCGACGATCTCGCGGACACCTTCGGCGTCGATCGTCACACGACCGGATAG
- a CDS encoding iron-siderophore ABC transporter substrate-binding protein — protein sequence MFSVHRSRAVLVAAVAAVTTALAGCSTPPDDDASEIVRTTTRIAGASVVGIDRDTSTACALPSPLDPGQPTTGTRPVLHTAGRSDVPADPQRIVVLDPAALDAVCALGLWERVVGASAEVTGRPEYLGYGIGELPPVGAAGNPDVAAIERAQPDVILGSSTAPDVYASLSGIAPTVLVGSDPVFWREQFVRVGEALGRTEAARRVLDDYATAARDLGRELVSSQTQASIVRFTPDGPTVEGTASFAGQVLGDVGAARPPAQRFAVVDGQPWQAVDTEDPAAADGDVIFVRFAGEDGLGAGKDYMQTDEWLDLGAVRDNRLFSVADDVWSTPGPVAARAILTDLTYTLNGYSN from the coding sequence GTGTTTTCCGTGCACCGGTCACGAGCAGTGCTCGTCGCAGCCGTCGCTGCGGTGACGACAGCCCTGGCCGGATGCTCCACACCTCCCGACGACGACGCGTCCGAGATCGTGCGCACCACGACCCGCATCGCCGGTGCGTCGGTCGTGGGCATCGACCGGGACACGTCGACCGCGTGCGCACTCCCCTCCCCGCTCGATCCGGGACAGCCCACCACCGGCACCCGACCGGTCCTGCACACCGCAGGCCGGTCGGATGTGCCCGCCGACCCGCAGCGGATCGTCGTCCTCGACCCCGCGGCGCTCGACGCGGTGTGCGCCCTGGGCCTGTGGGAGCGCGTCGTGGGAGCGAGCGCCGAGGTCACCGGCCGGCCGGAATACCTCGGCTACGGGATCGGCGAACTCCCGCCCGTGGGTGCCGCGGGCAACCCGGACGTCGCGGCGATCGAACGCGCACAGCCGGATGTGATCCTCGGCTCCTCCACCGCCCCGGACGTGTACGCCTCCCTCAGTGGCATCGCACCCACCGTGCTGGTCGGGTCCGATCCGGTCTTCTGGAGGGAACAGTTCGTGCGGGTCGGTGAGGCGCTCGGGCGCACGGAGGCCGCGCGGCGCGTGCTCGACGACTACGCGACGGCCGCGCGCGATCTGGGCCGCGAGCTCGTGTCGTCCCAGACGCAGGCGTCGATCGTCCGGTTCACGCCCGACGGTCCCACCGTCGAGGGCACCGCGTCGTTCGCGGGGCAGGTGCTCGGCGACGTCGGGGCTGCCCGGCCACCGGCCCAGCGGTTCGCGGTGGTCGACGGACAACCGTGGCAGGCCGTCGACACGGAGGACCCGGCCGCCGCCGACGGCGATGTGATCTTCGTCCGCTTCGCCGGTGAGGACGGGCTCGGGGCCGGCAAGGACTACATGCAGACCGACGAGTGGCTCGACCTCGGTGCCGTGCGCGACAACCGTCTGTTCTCCGTGGCCGACGACGTGTGGTCGACCCCCGGACCGGTCGCCGCCCGGGCGATCCTCACCGACCTGACGTACACCCTCAACGGATATTCGAACTGA
- a CDS encoding NUDIX hydrolase, with product MPIPDFVLQLRSHVGTAPLWLPGVSAIVTDDRDRVLLTRRADNGMWAVVSGILEPGEEPAVAAVREVLEETGVAAEIVRLTSVDVTAPITYPNGDVAQYLDVCFLLRATGGDARVADDENLEVAWFAPDDLPEPLTETSRLRLGKALAGRAEAWFRQ from the coding sequence GTGCCGATACCCGATTTCGTCCTCCAGCTCCGCTCACACGTAGGAACCGCTCCCCTGTGGCTGCCGGGGGTGAGCGCGATCGTCACGGACGACCGTGATCGCGTCCTGCTCACCCGCCGCGCCGACAACGGCATGTGGGCCGTGGTGTCCGGCATCCTCGAACCCGGTGAGGAACCGGCGGTCGCCGCGGTCCGGGAAGTGCTCGAGGAGACGGGGGTCGCCGCCGAGATCGTGCGGCTGACGAGCGTCGATGTCACGGCACCGATCACCTATCCCAACGGCGACGTCGCGCAGTACCTCGACGTGTGCTTCCTGCTCCGCGCGACCGGCGGGGACGCACGCGTCGCCGACGACGAGAACCTCGAGGTGGCCTGGTTCGCGCCGGACGACCTTCCCGAACCGCTCACCGAGACGTCGCGTCTGCGGCTCGGGAAGGCTCTCGCCGGCCGTGCGGAGGCGTGGTTCCGTCAGTAG
- the nrdF gene encoding class 1b ribonucleoside-diphosphate reductase subunit beta: MTAAAHSPADGVRVKLIDRVSAINWNRVPDDKDAEVWDRLTGNFWLPEKVPVSNDIQSWGTLTEYEQELTMRVFTGLTLLDTIQGTVGAVSLIPDAVTPHEEAVLTNIAFMESVHAKSYSQIFSTLCSSRQIDDAFRWSEENEHLQRKAQIILDYYKGDDPLKRKAASTLLESFLFYSGFYLPMYWSSRAKLTNTADMIRLIIRDEAVHGYYIGYKYQRGLETITQAERDELKDWVFELLFELYDNETHYTADLYDQVGLTEDVKKFLRYNANKALMNLGYEALFPKDETDVNPAILSALSPNADENHDFFSGSGSSYVIGKAVVTEDEDWDF; encoded by the coding sequence ATGACTGCAGCAGCACACTCGCCGGCCGACGGCGTGCGCGTCAAACTCATCGATCGCGTCTCCGCGATCAACTGGAACCGCGTCCCCGACGACAAGGACGCCGAGGTCTGGGATCGCCTCACCGGCAACTTCTGGCTCCCGGAGAAGGTTCCCGTGTCCAACGACATCCAGTCGTGGGGCACGCTCACCGAGTACGAGCAGGAACTGACGATGCGGGTCTTCACGGGCCTGACGCTGCTCGACACCATCCAGGGCACGGTCGGCGCGGTCTCGCTCATCCCCGATGCGGTCACCCCGCACGAGGAAGCGGTGCTGACGAACATCGCGTTCATGGAGTCGGTGCACGCGAAGAGCTACTCGCAGATCTTCTCGACGCTGTGCTCGAGCCGGCAGATCGACGATGCCTTCCGCTGGTCGGAGGAGAACGAGCACCTGCAGCGCAAGGCGCAGATCATCCTCGACTACTACAAGGGCGACGACCCGCTCAAGCGCAAGGCCGCCTCGACGCTGCTCGAGTCGTTCCTGTTCTACTCGGGCTTCTACCTGCCGATGTACTGGTCGTCGCGGGCCAAGCTCACCAACACTGCCGACATGATCCGCCTGATCATTCGCGACGAGGCCGTCCACGGTTACTACATCGGCTACAAGTACCAGCGCGGGCTCGAGACGATCACGCAGGCCGAGCGCGACGAGCTCAAGGACTGGGTCTTCGAACTGCTCTTCGAGCTGTACGACAACGAGACCCACTACACGGCCGACCTCTACGACCAGGTCGGGCTCACCGAGGACGTCAAGAAGTTCCTGCGCTACAACGCGAACAAGGCGCTGATGAACCTCGGTTACGAGGCGCTGTTCCCGAAGGACGAGACGGACGTCAACCCGGCCATCCTGTCGGCGCTGTCGCCGAACGCCGACGAGAACCACGACTTCTTCTCCGGCTCCGGTAGCTCCTACGTGATCGGCAAGGCCGTCGTCACGGAGGACGAGGACTGGGACTTCTGA
- the nrdE gene encoding class 1b ribonucleoside-diphosphate reductase subunit alpha — MLNLYGPNGEIQFDKDVAAARQYFLQHVNQNTVFFHNLDEKLDYLVEENYYEPEVLEKYSRAFVKSLFEHAYSKKFRFPTFLGAFKYYTSYTLKTFDGKRYLERFEDRVCMVALTLADGDEILARHLVDEIISGRFQPATPTFLNSGKKQRGEPVSCFLLRIEDNMESIGRSINSALQLSKRGGGVALLLSNIREHGAPIKKIENQSSGVIPIMKLLEDSFSYANQLGARQGAGAVYLHAHHPDIYRFLDTKRENADEKIRIKTLSLGVVIPDITFELAKKNEDMYLFSPYDVERVYGKPFADIDVTEKYYEMVDDKRIRKSKIKAREFFQTVAELQFESGYPYVMFEDTVNRANPIAGKITHSNLCSEILQVSTPSEFNDDLSYSHVGKDISCNLGSLNIAKTMDSPDFAQTIEVAIRGLTAVSDQTTISSVPSIERGNNESHAIGLGQMNLHGFLAREHIFYGSEEGVDFTNIYFYTVLFHALRASNKIAIERGTYFKGFPESKYASGEFFDKYTDQVWEPATERVRQLFAESNITIPTQQDWRELKESVQKHGIYNQNLQAVPPTGSISYINHSTSSIHPVASKIEIRKEGKIGRVYYPAPYMTNENLEYFQDAYEIGYEKIIDTYAAATQHVDQGLSLTLFFKDTVTTRDVNKAQIYAWRKGIKTLYYIRLRQMALEGTEVENCVSCML; from the coding sequence ATGTTGAATCTGTACGGCCCCAACGGCGAGATCCAGTTCGACAAGGATGTGGCCGCCGCCCGTCAGTACTTCCTGCAGCACGTCAACCAGAACACGGTCTTCTTCCACAACCTCGACGAGAAGCTCGACTACCTCGTCGAGGAGAACTACTACGAGCCCGAGGTGCTCGAGAAGTATTCGCGCGCATTCGTCAAATCGCTGTTCGAGCACGCATATTCGAAGAAGTTCCGGTTCCCGACCTTCCTCGGTGCGTTCAAGTACTACACCTCGTACACGCTCAAGACGTTCGACGGCAAGCGCTACCTCGAGCGTTTCGAGGACCGCGTGTGCATGGTCGCGCTGACGCTCGCCGACGGCGACGAGATCCTCGCCCGGCACCTCGTCGACGAGATCATCTCGGGTCGTTTCCAGCCGGCCACCCCGACCTTCCTCAACTCGGGCAAGAAGCAGCGCGGCGAGCCCGTCTCGTGCTTCCTGCTCCGCATCGAGGACAACATGGAGTCGATCGGCCGCTCCATCAACTCCGCACTGCAACTGTCCAAGCGCGGTGGCGGTGTCGCCTTGCTGCTCAGCAACATTCGTGAGCACGGCGCCCCGATCAAGAAGATCGAGAACCAGTCCTCCGGCGTCATCCCGATCATGAAGCTGCTCGAGGACTCGTTCTCCTACGCCAACCAGCTCGGTGCCCGTCAGGGTGCCGGTGCGGTCTACCTGCACGCGCATCACCCCGACATCTACCGTTTCCTCGACACCAAGCGCGAGAACGCCGACGAGAAGATTCGCATCAAGACCCTCTCGCTGGGCGTCGTCATCCCCGATATCACGTTCGAGCTGGCGAAGAAGAACGAGGACATGTACCTGTTCTCGCCGTACGACGTCGAGCGTGTCTACGGCAAGCCCTTCGCTGACATCGACGTCACCGAGAAGTACTACGAGATGGTCGACGACAAGCGCATCCGCAAGTCGAAGATCAAGGCGCGCGAGTTCTTCCAGACCGTCGCCGAGCTGCAGTTCGAGTCGGGCTACCCCTACGTCATGTTCGAGGACACGGTGAACCGGGCCAACCCGATCGCCGGAAAGATCACGCACTCGAACCTGTGCTCGGAGATCCTGCAGGTCTCGACCCCCTCGGAGTTCAACGACGACCTGTCCTACAGCCATGTGGGCAAGGACATCTCGTGCAACCTCGGCTCGCTGAACATCGCGAAGACGATGGACTCGCCCGACTTCGCGCAGACCATCGAGGTCGCCATCCGCGGCCTGACGGCCGTCTCCGACCAGACGACGATCTCGTCGGTGCCGTCGATCGAGCGGGGCAACAACGAATCCCACGCCATCGGCCTCGGCCAGATGAACCTGCACGGCTTCCTCGCCCGCGAGCACATCTTCTACGGGTCCGAAGAAGGCGTCGACTTCACGAACATCTACTTCTACACCGTGCTGTTCCACGCCCTGCGTGCGTCGAACAAGATCGCGATCGAGCGCGGTACGTACTTCAAGGGCTTCCCGGAGTCGAAGTACGCGTCGGGTGAGTTCTTCGACAAGTACACCGATCAGGTGTGGGAGCCCGCGACCGAGCGGGTCCGTCAGCTGTTCGCCGAGTCGAACATCACGATCCCCACGCAGCAGGACTGGCGCGAGCTGAAGGAGTCCGTGCAGAAGCACGGCATCTACAACCAGAACCTGCAGGCGGTTCCGCCCACCGGTTCGATCTCGTACATCAACCACTCGACGAGCTCGATCCACCCGGTCGCGTCGAAGATCGAGATCCGCAAGGAGGGCAAGATCGGGCGTGTCTACTACCCGGCGCCCTACATGACGAACGAGAATCTCGAGTACTTCCAGGATGCCTACGAGATCGGCTACGAGAAGATCATCGACACCTACGCTGCCGCGACGCAGCACGTCGACCAGGGGCTGTCGCTGACGCTGTTCTTCAAGGACACCGTCACCACCCGCGACGTGAACAAGGCCCAGATCTACGCGTGGCGCAAGGGAATCAAGACCCTGTACTACATCCGCCTGCGGCAGATGGCGCTCGAGGGCACCGAGGTGGAGAACTGCGTCTCCTGCATGCTGTGA
- the nrdI gene encoding class Ib ribonucleoside-diphosphate reductase assembly flavoprotein NrdI, translating into MASLGSIPGTSLVYFSSTSENTHRFVQKLGIPASRIPLHDREGNFEVRDPYVLIVPTYGGGTTATGRDTRYVPKQVIRFLNNEHNRSLIRGVIAAGNTNFGDSYCFAGDIVSRKCKVPYLYRFELMGTTDDVERVRDGLARFWESVLQNA; encoded by the coding sequence ATGGCTTCGCTGGGGTCGATCCCGGGAACATCGCTGGTGTACTTCTCGAGTACATCCGAGAACACCCACCGATTCGTGCAGAAACTCGGGATCCCGGCCAGCCGGATCCCGCTGCACGATCGTGAGGGGAATTTCGAGGTCCGCGATCCGTACGTACTGATCGTGCCGACCTACGGTGGCGGGACGACCGCCACGGGCCGCGATACCCGCTACGTTCCCAAACAGGTCATCCGATTCCTCAACAACGAGCACAATCGGAGCCTGATCCGCGGTGTCATCGCGGCGGGTAACACCAACTTCGGCGACTCGTACTGTTTCGCGGGAGACATCGTCTCGCGCAAGTGCAAGGTGCCGTATCTGTACCGGTTCGAGTTGATGGGCACGACCGACGACGTCGAGCGTGTCCGCGACGGTCTCGCCCGATTCTGGGAGTCCGTTCTCCAGAACGCCTGA
- a CDS encoding redoxin NrdH: MNITVYTKPACVQCTATYRALDKAGIEYDVVDISENPEARDYVMALGYLQAPVVVAGDDHWSGFRPDRIKALTVAA; encoded by the coding sequence ATGAACATCACCGTCTACACCAAGCCTGCCTGCGTCCAGTGCACTGCCACCTACCGCGCCCTCGACAAGGCCGGCATCGAGTACGACGTCGTCGACATCAGTGAGAACCCCGAGGCCCGCGACTACGTCATGGCGCTGGGATACCTCCAGGCGCCCGTCGTCGTCGCCGGCGACGACCACTGGTCGGGCTTCCGCCCCGATCGCATCAAGGCGCTCACCGTCGCTGCCTGA
- a CDS encoding xanthine dehydrogenase family protein molybdopterin-binding subunit — MSPEPIRAGGRSTARIDGPAKVAGTAPYAYEHPVDDPTYLVPLTSTIVRGRVDRIDTAAAEAVPGVLKVLTPWNAPRLTEEAEGEYSVLQTPDVLYRGQIIGAVVAESFEIAREACSLLEVEYSEEPHDALFRADHPDAYTPETVNGGYEPDSERGDVDAAFARAETVVDQWYSTPEEHNNPLEPHTVVAIWRNDVVPSNGETDAHTLTLYTSTQHPHGVVETLAPVFGLDAARMRVVCPYIGGGFGSKGGPHAHDVLGGLAARALPGKAIKFAVSRPDMFGYVGYRAPTASHIRLAADSDGKLTGLVHEAFAQSSRVTEFVEQAGVPLRNLYDVANARTSHRAITLDVPAPFWMRAPGEAPGMFAGEVAMDELAAELGIDPIELRIRNEPESDPETGKPWSSRRLVECLREGAQRFGWDPSDREPGTRRQGNTLIGTGMAVATYPHMVNPGSEAQIRHLGEGRYSVRIGATDLGTGAWTTLTLIAADALGCRPEDVDLEIGDSALPNGTVAGGSSGTSSWGTAIVTAAEQFGKRFGDDPPVGAELSASAAENRELEHYTAQSFGVHFAEVHVDADTGEIRVPRMFGLFSVGRVINPRTARSQFIGGMSFGISMALFEESIRDARFGHVVNHDLSEYHVPTHADIRGIEAEWLDDEDLHATPMGSRGIGEIGIVGSAAAVVNALWHATGVRVRNLPARLDDLLAGLP, encoded by the coding sequence ATGAGCCCCGAGCCGATCCGAGCAGGTGGACGCTCCACCGCGCGCATCGACGGACCGGCGAAGGTCGCCGGGACGGCGCCGTACGCCTACGAGCACCCGGTCGACGATCCCACCTACCTCGTACCGCTCACCTCCACCATCGTGCGTGGACGCGTCGACCGGATCGACACGGCCGCCGCCGAAGCGGTGCCGGGGGTGTTGAAGGTCCTCACTCCCTGGAACGCCCCGCGTCTCACCGAGGAGGCCGAGGGCGAGTACTCCGTCCTGCAGACACCCGACGTGCTGTACCGGGGCCAGATCATCGGCGCGGTCGTCGCGGAGAGCTTCGAGATCGCCCGGGAGGCATGTTCGCTCCTGGAGGTCGAATACAGCGAGGAACCGCACGACGCGCTCTTCCGCGCCGACCATCCCGACGCGTACACACCCGAGACCGTCAACGGCGGCTACGAACCCGACAGCGAGCGAGGGGATGTCGACGCGGCGTTCGCCCGCGCCGAGACGGTCGTCGATCAGTGGTACTCCACCCCCGAGGAACACAACAACCCGCTCGAACCGCACACCGTGGTCGCGATCTGGCGGAACGACGTCGTGCCGTCGAACGGTGAGACCGACGCACACACCCTGACGCTGTACACCTCGACACAGCATCCGCACGGTGTCGTCGAGACCCTCGCGCCGGTCTTCGGTCTCGACGCGGCCCGGATGCGGGTGGTCTGTCCGTACATCGGTGGGGGATTCGGTTCCAAGGGCGGTCCTCACGCGCACGACGTCCTCGGCGGACTCGCGGCGCGTGCCCTGCCGGGGAAGGCGATCAAGTTCGCGGTCTCCCGGCCCGACATGTTCGGTTACGTCGGTTACCGGGCTCCGACCGCCTCGCACATCCGGCTCGCGGCCGACAGTGACGGCAAGCTCACCGGTCTCGTGCACGAGGCGTTCGCCCAGTCGTCCCGGGTCACCGAATTCGTCGAACAGGCGGGGGTGCCGCTGCGCAATCTCTACGACGTCGCCAACGCCCGCACGTCGCATCGCGCGATCACCCTCGACGTGCCGGCGCCGTTCTGGATGCGCGCTCCCGGCGAGGCGCCGGGCATGTTCGCCGGCGAGGTCGCGATGGACGAGCTCGCCGCCGAACTCGGGATCGACCCGATCGAACTGCGCATCCGCAACGAACCCGAGTCCGATCCGGAGACGGGGAAGCCGTGGTCGTCGCGCCGGCTCGTCGAATGCCTCCGCGAAGGAGCACAGCGATTCGGATGGGATCCGTCCGACCGCGAACCCGGCACCCGGCGGCAGGGTAACACCCTGATCGGTACCGGCATGGCGGTCGCGACCTATCCCCACATGGTCAATCCCGGCTCGGAAGCCCAGATCCGGCACCTCGGGGAGGGGCGCTACTCCGTCCGCATCGGAGCGACCGACCTCGGTACGGGTGCGTGGACGACCCTGACCCTCATCGCCGCCGACGCACTCGGATGCCGACCGGAGGACGTGGACCTCGAGATCGGCGACAGCGCACTGCCCAACGGCACGGTGGCCGGCGGGTCGTCGGGCACCTCGTCCTGGGGAACCGCGATCGTCACGGCCGCAGAGCAATTCGGCAAACGCTTCGGCGACGATCCGCCGGTGGGTGCCGAACTGTCCGCATCGGCAGCCGAGAACCGCGAACTCGAGCACTACACCGCGCAGTCCTTCGGTGTGCACTTCGCCGAGGTGCACGTCGACGCCGACACCGGCGAGATCCGGGTGCCCCGGATGTTCGGGCTGTTCTCCGTGGGACGGGTCATCAACCCGCGGACGGCGCGGTCGCAGTTCATCGGCGGGATGTCGTTCGGGATCTCGATGGCGCTGTTCGAAGAGAGCATCCGTGACGCCCGTTTCGGGCACGTCGTCAACCACGACCTGTCCGAGTACCACGTCCCGACGCACGCCGACATCCGCGGAATCGAAGCGGAGTGGCTCGACGACGAAGATCTGCATGCGACCCCCATGGGGTCGCGGGGGATCGGTGAGATCGGGATCGTGGGCAGCGCGGCGGCGGTCGTCAACGCCCTGTGGCACGCGACCGGGGTGCGGGTCCGGAACCTGCCGGCCCGCCTCGACGACCTGCTGGCCGGACTGCCCTGA
- a CDS encoding FAD binding domain-containing protein, producing the protein MSSLRYERPADPAAAVTVVHETPGAVFLAGGTNLVDHLKLGVATPDLLVDVSHLPLDTVEETADGGIRVGANVRNSDLAAHPFVRRNYPVLSRALLAGASPQLRNTATTGGNLLQRTRCSYFRDVSTPCNKREPGSGCSAIGGYTRYHAILGASEHCVATHPSDMAVALLALDAEVLVLGPDGERAIAVEDFYRLPGDTPERDTVLERDDLIVGVQIPAAQSSLSTYRKVRDRASYAFALVSVAAETTVADGTITGCRIAFGGVAHRPWRAHRAEEALLGQQPSDEVFAAAAEAELADASPLDGNAYKIPLLRRTVVATLRELDERRERGGSA; encoded by the coding sequence ATGAGCTCCCTCCGTTACGAGCGACCGGCAGATCCCGCCGCCGCCGTCACCGTCGTGCACGAGACACCGGGTGCGGTCTTCCTCGCGGGCGGCACGAATCTGGTCGACCACCTCAAACTCGGCGTCGCGACCCCCGACCTCCTCGTCGACGTCTCGCACCTTCCGCTCGACACCGTCGAGGAGACCGCCGACGGGGGAATCCGGGTGGGCGCCAATGTCCGCAACAGCGACCTCGCGGCGCATCCCTTCGTGCGGCGCAACTATCCGGTGCTGTCGCGTGCACTGCTCGCCGGTGCCTCGCCCCAGCTCCGGAACACCGCGACCACCGGCGGCAACCTGCTCCAGCGCACGCGGTGCTCGTACTTCCGGGACGTGAGCACCCCCTGCAACAAGCGCGAACCCGGCAGCGGCTGCTCCGCCATCGGCGGATATACCCGCTACCACGCGATCCTCGGCGCCTCGGAGCACTGCGTGGCCACCCATCCGTCCGATATGGCGGTCGCCCTGCTCGCGCTCGACGCCGAAGTCCTCGTTCTCGGCCCGGACGGTGAGCGCGCCATCGCGGTGGAGGACTTCTACCGCCTTCCCGGTGACACACCCGAGCGCGACACCGTGCTCGAACGCGACGACCTCATCGTCGGCGTGCAGATCCCCGCGGCGCAAAGTTCGCTGTCCACCTATCGCAAGGTGCGCGACCGGGCGTCCTACGCCTTCGCGCTGGTCTCCGTGGCGGCCGAGACGACCGTCGCGGACGGGACGATCACCGGGTGCCGCATCGCATTCGGTGGGGTCGCGCACCGGCCCTGGCGGGCGCACCGCGCGGAGGAAGCACTCCTCGGGCAGCAGCCCTCCGACGAGGTCTTCGCCGCGGCGGCCGAGGCCGAACTCGCCGACGCGAGTCCCCTCGACGGCAACGCGTACAAGATCCCGCTGCTGCGGCGCACCGTGGTGGCGACCCTGCGCGAACTCGACGAACGACGGGAACGAGGTGGATCCGCATGA
- a CDS encoding 2Fe-2S iron-sulfur cluster-binding protein: MTSGDTRTDTGHRPDLDIVLHVDGVERRVPIDVRTTVLDALRDRLGITSPKKGCDLGQCGACTVLIGGRRILSCLALAASHDGAEIVAAAGLGDGEMHPLQAQFIEDDAFQCGYCTPGQICSAVGMLDEFADGAPSHVTADLDRAPELDDDEIRERMSGNLCRCAAYPNIVSAIRTVAAGDSRIGAGDSRLDTEETR; the protein is encoded by the coding sequence ATGACAAGCGGGGATACGAGGACCGATACCGGCCACCGACCCGATCTCGACATAGTTCTCCACGTCGACGGGGTGGAGCGTCGCGTCCCGATCGACGTCCGCACCACCGTGCTCGACGCACTGCGCGACCGCCTCGGGATCACGTCCCCGAAGAAGGGATGCGATCTCGGTCAGTGCGGAGCGTGCACCGTGCTGATCGGCGGCCGGCGCATCCTCTCGTGCCTGGCCCTCGCCGCCTCGCACGACGGCGCCGAGATCGTCGCCGCCGCCGGACTCGGCGACGGGGAGATGCATCCGCTCCAGGCACAGTTCATCGAGGACGACGCCTTCCAGTGCGGCTACTGCACCCCCGGCCAGATCTGTTCCGCCGTCGGCATGCTCGACGAGTTCGCCGACGGGGCACCGAGTCACGTCACGGCCGATCTCGACCGGGCACCCGAACTCGACGACGACGAGATCCGGGAACGCATGAGTGGCAATCTGTGCCGCTGCGCCGCCTATCCCAATATCGTCTCGGCGATCCGCACCGTCGCCGCCGGTGACAGCCGAATCGGTGCCGGCGACAGCCGACTCGATACGGAGGAGACGCGATGA
- a CDS encoding NAD(P)H-dependent oxidoreductase — translation MTRVLALVGSLRDGSVSRQIAETAAAVAAENVEVALYEGLADVPFYNEDLDGEAAPAAAVALRDAAADVDAVLVVTPEYNGTVSAVLKNAVDWLSRPYGAGALSGKPVAIVSQSPSQNAAKWALEDAVKAIGIAGGTIVEGGSLSIGETFGKFGGVHAKEHAETAQQIAAVVTALADATKVLANA, via the coding sequence ATGACCCGAGTTCTCGCCCTCGTCGGCAGCCTGCGCGACGGCTCCGTCTCCCGCCAGATCGCCGAGACCGCCGCGGCGGTCGCTGCCGAGAACGTCGAGGTGGCCCTCTACGAGGGCCTCGCCGACGTTCCGTTCTACAACGAGGACCTCGACGGCGAGGCCGCCCCCGCTGCTGCCGTTGCCCTGCGTGACGCCGCTGCCGATGTCGATGCCGTGCTGGTCGTCACCCCCGAGTACAACGGCACCGTCTCCGCGGTCCTCAAGAACGCCGTCGACTGGCTGTCGCGCCCCTACGGTGCCGGTGCACTGAGCGGCAAGCCCGTCGCGATCGTCAGCCAGTCGCCCAGCCAGAACGCCGCGAAGTGGGCGCTCGAGGACGCGGTCAAGGCCATCGGCATCGCCGGCGGAACGATCGTCGAGGGCGGCTCGCTGTCGATCGGCGAGACCTTCGGCAAGTTCGGTGGCGTCCACGCCAAGGAGCACGCCGAGACCGCGCAGCAGATCGCAGCTGTCGTCACCGCACTGGCCGACGCCACCAAGGTGCTCGCCAACGCCTGA